Sequence from the Stenotrophomonas sp. 364 genome:
GGCGGGCGTGACGTCCGCCTCACACTGCGGCTACGATCATGAACCGGGCGATCGCGACGGGAGGCGGATCCATGCAAGGTGCCAGTGTGCAGAGTGGCGGAGTATCCTTTCCGCAGCATGTTCCAGTGTGGTCCAGGAAGACGGCGGAAGCAGCCTTGAATATTGTCATCGTTGACGATCAGACGTCCGCGCGCACCATGCTGCGTCATGTCATCGAGGACATCGCGCCCGAACTGAGCGTGCACGACTTCGGCGACCCGCTCACCGCGCTGGCCTGGTGCGAGTCGCACCCGGTCGACCTGCTGCTGCTCGACTACCGCATGCCGGAAATGGACGGGCTGGAATTCGCCCGCCGGTTCCGCCGCCTGCCCAAGCACCGCGACATCCCCGTGATCCTGATCACCGTGGTCGGCGACGAACCCATCCGCCAGGCCGCGCTGGAAGCGGGCGTGATCGATTTCCTGGTCAAGCCGATCCGCCCGCGCGAACTGCGCGCGCGCTGCTACAACCTGCTGCAGCTGCGCCAGCAATCGGAAAACGTCAAACAGCGTGCGCTGTCGCTGGAGCAGCGCCTGCTGGCCAGCATGCACGAAGTGGAAGAGCGTGAACGCGAGACCCTGTCGCGGCTGGCGCGTGCGATCGAGTTCCGTGATGCCGGCACCAGCGCCTACCTGGAGCGCATGGCGCACGTGGCCGGGCTGATCGCCGAACAACTCGGTCTGCCCGAGGAAGAGTGCAAGCTGATCGAAATGGCCGCGCCGCTGCACGACATGGGCAAGATCGCCATTCCCGATGCGGTGCTGCTCAAGCAGGGCAAGCTCAACGAAGAAGAGCTGGCGATCATGCGCCGGCACCCGCGGATCGGCTACGAGCTGCTCAGCGGCAGTCAGAACCGCTTCATCCAGGTGGGCGCGCTGATCGCGCTGCGCCACCATGAGCGATATGACGGCAGCGGGTACCCCGATGGCCTGATCGGCGATGCGATCCCGCTGGAAGCGCGGATCGTGGCGGTGGCCGATGTATTCGACGCACTGATCTCGCCACGCCCGTACAAGGAAGCATGGACGATGGAAGCCACCATGGCCTACCTGTACGCGCAACGCGGCCGCCTGTTCGACCCGCGCTGCGTGGACGCGCTGATGAAGGGCCGCGAGCAGCTGGAAGAAATCTGCGCCCAGCACTCGACCGCCTCGACCCGCCCGGGAATGTGAGATGCAGCCCCTGTACCCGTGGCTGACGCGCCGACTGGCGCAACGTCCGGATACCGAGCACGGCCAGGTGGTCGTGCGGATCGCGCTGATTTCGCTGATCCTGCTGTACGTGCTGCTTGCCGGAGCGCGCAACCATCTGCTGGACCAATACCACGGCGTGCTGGCCACGGCGCTGACCGGGCTGGGCATGTCGTTGTTGTTGCTGGGCTGGCTGCTATGGCGGCCGCAGCGTTCGCACCTGCGCCGGGTGGTTGGCATGTTGGCCGACTATGGGCTGATCGCGCTGGGCATGATCCAGATGGGCGAGCCGCTGGCCTGGGTGTATGCGGTGGTGATGTGGGTGACAGTGGGCAATGGGCTGCGCTATGGCAACCGGTACCTGGCCGCGGCCATTGCGCTGGCGATGCTTGGCTTTGGCACCACCGTGTTGCTGACTCCGTACTGGATGGACAACGCCAGGCTGGCTTTCTTCCTTTGGCTGGGGCTGGCAGTGGTGCCGATGTGCTGCTCGACCCTGCTGCGCCGACGCATGCGAGTGCCCCCCATGAACGACTCTCCCCGCACCGGCCACGCCGGCAAGCAGCACCTGCTGGCCCGCTTCAGGCAGCGCCTGTCCGGCCGGCCCGACAGCGAGCACGCGCAGAACCTGATCCGCATTGCCATCACCGCGCTGTTCATCATCTACCTGGGCTGGCGCTACCTGGAGAACCACGGCGATACGCTGCTGGCCACCTGGCTGATCCTGGCCTTCGAACTGACCGTGTCGGCCGGGCTGCTGGTGGCCATCCTGCTGCAGCCGGGCGTATCGCACGTGCGGCGGGTGATCGGCATGCTCACCGACTACTCCTGCATGGGGCTGATCATGACCATCCAAGGCGAGCCGGCCGCCCCGCTGTATGCGGTGTGCCTGTGGGTCACCATCGGCAACGGCATG
This genomic interval carries:
- a CDS encoding two-component system response regulator, with product MQGASVQSGGVSFPQHVPVWSRKTAEAALNIVIVDDQTSARTMLRHVIEDIAPELSVHDFGDPLTALAWCESHPVDLLLLDYRMPEMDGLEFARRFRRLPKHRDIPVILITVVGDEPIRQAALEAGVIDFLVKPIRPRELRARCYNLLQLRQQSENVKQRALSLEQRLLASMHEVEERERETLSRLARAIEFRDAGTSAYLERMAHVAGLIAEQLGLPEEECKLIEMAAPLHDMGKIAIPDAVLLKQGKLNEEELAIMRRHPRIGYELLSGSQNRFIQVGALIALRHHERYDGSGYPDGLIGDAIPLEARIVAVADVFDALISPRPYKEAWTMEATMAYLYAQRGRLFDPRCVDALMKGREQLEEICAQHSTASTRPGM